A single window of Colletotrichum higginsianum IMI 349063 chromosome 8, whole genome shotgun sequence DNA harbors:
- a CDS encoding major facilitator superfamily transporter: MSAINPASAPQASKQSQATGEHDVEKNSAQDVVDIHADPLKPESDDSSEHKQEGVKKVEAITTVWSPKMLWVVFALLYLVSFSDGLLQSVQSNLTPYVTSAFGQHGLLATTSIVSTILGGVSKLTIAKIIDIRGRAEGFIGMVFLVIIGMIMKATCQNVETYAAAQTIFWVGHLGLIYIITIVLADMTSLKNRMTMIALNGTPTIATTFAGPKIAQLFYDQVNFRWAFGAFAIILIGFSAPVAVIFFFSEVKAKKAGLIAPKQKTRSSFESFKHYFVEFDILILNHEVVGLILVMAGWSMLLLPFSLVSNATHQWESPTIICLIIFGVVSLVLFAVWERYFAKVSLFPYQFLKDRTVLGACLVYGIMFASVYCWDSYYQSYLQVAHNQDITSSGYILNAFSLTSAIISPFIGVAIRYTGRFKYIALAGVPICVLGTALLIHFRTPSTSVGYLVMCQIFNGVASGIFSICSQIAIMSSVTHQQIAVALALHGLFGSIGAAIGLAIAGGIWNNVLKNAIRQQLPAESKDLTASIFASITTQLSYPMGSPIRTAIIAAYADVQRKMVIAGCAFIPLIFLSLLLWRNINVKTVEEEKGKQTKGTVF; encoded by the exons ATGTCTGCCATCAACCCGGCATCGGCGCCACAGGCGTCGAAGCAGAGCCAAGCTACCGGAGAGCATGATGTTGAGAAGAACAGCGCTCAGGATGTGGTCGACATCCACGCGGACCCCCTGAAGCCCGAGTCGGATGACAGCTCCGAGCACAAACAAGAAGGTGTCAAGAAGGTGGAGGCCATCACCACGGTATGGTCCCCGAAGATGCTTTGGGTTGTCTTCGCTCT TCTGTATCTCGTCTCCTTCAGCGATGGCCTCCTGCAATCCGTCCAGAGTAACCTGACGCCCTACGTGACGTCCGCCTTCGGCCAGCACGGACTGCTCGCCACTACCAGCATCGTCTCCACaatcctcggcggcgtctccAAGCTCACGATTGCCAAAATCATCGACATCCGAGGCCGTGCCGAGGGCTTCATCGGCAtggtcttcctcgtcatcatcggcatgATCATGAAGGCCACCTGCCAGAACGTCGAGACCTACGCCGCGGCCCAGACCATCTTCTGGGtcggccacctcggcctcatctacatcatcaccatcgtcctcgccgacatgACGTCCCTGAAGAACCGCATGACCATGATAGCCCTCAACGGCACGCCTACCATCGCCACGACTTTTGCTGGGCCAAAGATCGCTCAGCTCTTTTACGACCAGGTCAACTTCCGCTGGGCGTTTGGCGCTTTCGCCATCATCTTGATCGGGTTCAGTGCCCCGGTCGCCGTCATCTTTTTCTTTAgcgaggtcaaggccaagaaggccggctTGATCGCCCCTAAGCAGAAGACTCGTTCTTCGTTTGAGTCCTTCAAGCACTACTTCGTTGAGTTTGACA TTCTGATATTGAACCATGAAGTCGTTGGCCTGATCTTGGTTATGGCTGGATGGTCCATGCTGCTGTTGCCGTTCTCGCTCGTGTCCAATGCCACACACCAGTGGGAGAGCCCGACTATCATCTGCCTCATCatcttcggcgtcgtcagTCTGGTTCTGTTTGCCGTTTGGGAGAGGTACTTCGCCAAggtctctctcttcccatACCAGTTCCTGAAGGACCGGACTGTCCTGGGTGCCTGCCTGGTCTACGGCATCATGTTCGCCTCCGTCTA CTGCTGGGACTCGTACTATCAGTCGTACCTGCAAGTCGCCCACAACCAGGACATCACCAGCTCCGGGTACATCCTGAACGCTTTCAGCCTGACTTCGGCCATAATCTCTCCCTTCATCGGAGT TGCCATCCGTTACACCGGCCGCTTCAAGTACATCGCCCTCGCAGGCGTGCCCATCTGcgtcctcggcaccgccCTCCTCATCCATTTCCGCACTCCCTCGACCAGCGTCGGCTACCTCGTCATGTGCCAGATCTTCAACGGCGTCGCCAGCGGCATCTTCAGCATCTGCTCCCAGATCGCCATCATGTCGTCCGTCACCCACCAGCagatcgccgtcgccctcgccctgcaCGGGCTCTTCGGttccatcggcgccgccatcggtctcgccatcgccggcggcatctGGAACAACGTGCTCAAGAACGCGATCCGGCAGCAGCTGCCGGCGGAGAGCAAGGACCTCACCGCCAGCATCTTCGCCAGTATCACCACCCAGCTTTCGTACCCGATGGGTAGCCCCATCCGCACGGCCATCATTGCCGCCTATGCCGACGTCCAGAGGAAGATGGTGATTGCCGGCTGCGCCTTCATTCCCTTGATCTTCCTGTCCTTGCTCCTCTGGCGCAACATCAACGTCAagacggtcgaggaggagaagggcaagCAGACAAAGGGCACTGTTTTCTAA
- a CDS encoding Tat pathway signal sequence, which yields MAKHLVFKQFRNDRVLRRIYRSQPCLEKVDGPLYGQITGEEAERISRPTSKISNDPDYYITNPDVYHHLHCLNDIRKFVAQHNSSEHQLDRLQTMHKFHCIDSIRQSLMCSADVSLVHWYWAPSPGKHFQNATTTHICRKWSKIKKWAVSHRLDEERFDRHKFVE from the exons ATGGCCAAACACCTTGTATT TAAACAGTTCAGGAACGACCGAGTTCTACGGCGCATCTACAGAAGCCAACCATGCCTGGAAAAAGTCGATGGACCCCTATACGGCCAAATCACCGgagaggaggccgagaggatCTCCCGGCCTACCTCCAAGATCTCAAACGACCCAGACTACTACATCACCAACCCGGACGTCTACCACCATCTACACTGCCTCAACGACATCCGCAAGTTTGTTGCGCAGCACAACTCGAGCGAACATCAACTGGACAGGCTGCAGACGATGCACAAGTTCCACTGCATCGACAGCATCCGGCAGAGCTTGATGTGCAGCGCGGACGTCAGCCTAGTGCACTGGTACTGGGCGCCGAGTCCGGGGAAGCATTTCCAGAACGCCACGACCACACATATTTGCAGGAAGTGGTCCAAGATCAAGAAGTGGGCAGTCAGTCACAggctggacgaggagaggTTTGATCGGCACAAGTTCGTGGAATAG
- a CDS encoding Keratin-associated protein 5-4: MPWVSMLQSIQLVSKFGQCTVTSGKKITPDGSCGGSNAYTCTGGTFGNCCSRYGFCGNTDEHCLNGCNSQFGDCSSISVGGVPASLDGSCGGSKGTTCQGTSYGNCCSQWGYCGSSADHCGTGCQSSFGTCSGGSGATTSAAKPSASSGSGGGSKLSPDGSCAGTNGYICPSGQCCSKNGWCGTTSDFCGFGCQSSFSAASCTACPGSACAGTVSGNNPTCSANNNFCWTLSSKKFQIVCGRLASGAYLTNVDATSLGDCITKCSANSACVAVSFYQGASTSCSLFSSYQGPANGNSAGGSQNHAYVRAASCP, from the exons TCCAAGTTCGGCCAATGCACCGTTACCTCGGGCAAGAAGATCACGCCTGACGGCTCTTGCGGCGGCTCCAACGCATACACCTGCACGGGGGGCACTTTCGGAAACTGCTGCAGCCGCTACGGATTCTGCGGCAACACGGACGAGCACTGTCTCAACGGATGCAACTCCCAGTTTGGCGACTGCAGCTCCATCTCCGTCGGGGGCGTACCCGCAAGCCTGGACGGCTCATGCGGCGGCTCCAAGGGCACGACCTGCCAGGGAACCAGCTACGGCAACTGCTGCAGCCAGTGGGGATACTGCGGCTCGTCGGCCGATCACTGCGGCACCGGCTGTCAGTCCTCCTTCGGAACCTGTTCCGGTGGTTCGGGCGCCACtacctcggcggcgaagccctCAGCAAGCAGCggatccggcggcggctccaaGCTGAGCCCGGACGGCAGCTGCGCTGGCACTAACGGCTATATCTGTCCCTCGGGGCAGTGTTG TTCCAAGAACGGATGGTGCGGTACCACGAGCGACTTCTGCGGCTTCGGCTGCcagtcctccttctcggccgcgtcCTGCACGGCCTGCCCCGGATCGGCGTGCGCCGGCACGGTCTCGGGCAACAACCCGACGTGCTCCGCCAACAACAACTTCTGCTGGACGCTCAGCAGCAAGAAGTTCCAGATCGTCTGCGGCAGGCTGGCGTCGGGGGCGTACCTCACCAACGTCGACGCCACCAGCCTCGGCGACTGCATCACCAAGTGCTCCGCGAACTCGGCCTGCGTTGCGGTCTCGTTCTACCAGGGCGCGAGCACCTCCTGCAGTCTGTTCAGCAGTTACCAGGGTCCCGCGAACGGCaactcggccggcggctCCCAGAACCATGCCTacgtccgcgccgccagcTGCCCATGA
- a CDS encoding Complex I intermediate-associated protein 30 has product MHIPVALRSLATAALFTPWNPSQWVASDDTVRNGTSHSTLDIIAPGAPGNPFPESVANFHGTLDYETLGGAGFASQRTADDWPGLDLSAFDTITLEIPYADGKRYSFNLKDTVPPPINGVEQSGVSWEFEFQLPAVEHTDGAVEKVVMPISEFVPTFRGRVQNDTAPLDLTSIKRVNIMIRSFFAEQDGDFELHIKSVIASKQGVEELRST; this is encoded by the exons ATGCACATCCCCGTCGCCCTACGCTCCCTGGCCACAGCGGCCCTCTTTACGCCCTGGAACCCGAGTCAGTGGGTCGCCTCCGACGACACCGTCCGCAACGGCACGAGTCATTCAACCCTCGACATCATCGCGCCCGGCGCCCCCGGCAACCCGTTCCCCGAGTCTGTCGCCAACTTCCACGGCACCCTGGACTACGAGAcgctcggcggcgctggGTTCGCCTCCCAGAGGACCGCCGACGACTggcccggcctcgacctgtCGGCCTTCGACACCATTACCCTCGAGATCCCctacgccgacggcaagagGTACTCCTTCAACCTCAAGGACACCGTCCCACCGCCTAtcaacggcgtcgagcagTCCGGCGTGAGCTGGGAGTTTGAATTCCAGCTCCCGGCCGTGGAGCACACCGACGGCGCGGTCGAGAAGGTCGTCATGCCCATTTCCGAGTTCGTGCCGACCTTCCGCGGCCGGGTGCAGAACGACACGGCGCCGCTCGACCTGACCAGCATCAAGAGGGTCAACATCATGATCCGGAG CTTCTTCGCGGAGCAGGACGGGGACTTTGAGCTGCATATCAAGTCGGTGATTGCGTCGAagcagggcgtcgaggaatTGAGGTCCACCTGA